The following coding sequences lie in one Myxococcus xanthus genomic window:
- a CDS encoding methyltransferase domain-containing protein, with the protein MWDPAQYSRFRDERKRPFFDLLSRVDAASPSQVADLGCGTGDLTRVLAERWPSAQVSGVDASSEMIEAARRGAPVGSVRFEVADLADWAPSAPLDVLVSNAALHWLPDHEVLLGRLVAKLAPGGVLAFQVPANFDAPSHRRVDEVRALPRFASVLAPVRRRPVESLPVYASWLFGLGLTVEAWETTYLHVLPGEDAVLEWLLGTTLRPVLAALGEEEARAFVETLRPLLRESYPAQPYGTPFPFTRRFVVARRVA; encoded by the coding sequence ATGTGGGACCCGGCGCAGTACTCACGCTTTCGCGACGAGCGAAAGCGTCCCTTTTTCGATTTGCTGTCGCGGGTGGACGCGGCGTCGCCCTCCCAGGTCGCGGACCTGGGGTGTGGCACCGGGGACCTCACGCGCGTGTTGGCCGAGCGCTGGCCGTCCGCCCAGGTGTCCGGTGTGGATGCGTCCTCGGAGATGATTGAGGCGGCCCGTCGCGGTGCGCCCGTGGGCTCGGTGCGCTTCGAGGTGGCGGACCTCGCGGACTGGGCGCCCTCCGCGCCGCTGGACGTGCTCGTGTCCAATGCGGCGCTGCATTGGCTGCCGGACCATGAGGTGTTGCTCGGGCGGTTGGTGGCGAAGCTGGCGCCCGGCGGGGTGCTGGCCTTCCAGGTGCCGGCCAACTTCGATGCGCCTTCGCATCGGCGTGTCGACGAGGTGCGAGCCTTGCCACGCTTCGCTTCTGTCCTGGCGCCCGTGCGGCGCAGGCCGGTGGAGTCCCTGCCTGTGTACGCGTCCTGGCTGTTCGGCCTGGGGCTGACGGTGGAGGCCTGGGAGACGACGTACCTGCACGTGCTCCCGGGCGAGGACGCGGTGCTGGAGTGGCTGCTGGGGACGACGCTGCGGCCCGTGCTCGCGGCGCTCGGGGAGGAGGAGGCGCGCGCCTTCGTTGAGACGCTGCGCCCGTTGCTGCGCGAGTCCTATCCCGCGCAGCCGTACGGGACGCCGTTCCCGTTCACCCGCCGCTTCGTGGTGGCGCGGCGGGTGGCGTGA
- a CDS encoding putative metal-binding motif-containing protein: MRRVLVLLPLLALASCKKDESPGAAKVTVDYSGFLPGCVQVNARDEGSGKELSTTVAGKGERTGGSLTVAVIAPSGWGSTIQVEARAFEQTCEAASPVVTRSTSVTLTPGTPVPVALSLQATDGDGDGYVSVLTGGTDCQDNNPDIHPGATELCNDVDDNCNGQSDTVELRLGQSCTEGEGCEGVRACGGNGEVLCNMPLAVYAYPDVDQDGHGDRNAAPVAFCAGIPQGYVTGPASDCNDNNASIRPGATELCNGVDDNCNDEIDETFTDLGTACTAEAQCAGVYVCDASGIATTCQATTTPNDWFLDGDGDTFGDGTAVTSCVSPGAGYVQAGGDCNDGNPFTYPGATELCDGLDNNCDGNVEGPEVCPSGGANWVAQDVGAMDQEWRSIFTEVPGDVTVVGNQGGVAILTVGSTTFQTNATNCGDLSRGWNAVWADMANQGRGYLGSSGGHLSFVDRSQVACTETHGNLVRSTQGLVGFRHEGTLELHGVTQNSGTVNQGLTFKWTGGIGPSALSFGPAAVAPLFDIHGRSRAVMFAVGGTDNGGNRGRIHRFNPSSGQWQSESVETSIPGMGRLRGVWVVNDKVAFAVGERMGGANTVLQWNGSTWSRMPFPNTNSETLTSVVAFGARSVYVTAKSGRIYRYDGTGWQILFDNSAFAFNDIAGTSPADLWVAGDNGKILHWPQ; the protein is encoded by the coding sequence TCTCCCTCTCCTCGCGCTGGCCAGTTGTAAGAAGGACGAAAGCCCTGGCGCGGCCAAAGTCACGGTGGACTACTCGGGCTTTCTGCCTGGCTGCGTGCAGGTGAACGCACGCGACGAGGGCAGCGGCAAGGAGCTCTCCACCACCGTTGCCGGCAAGGGCGAGCGCACCGGAGGCTCGCTGACGGTCGCGGTGATTGCGCCCAGCGGCTGGGGCTCGACCATCCAGGTGGAGGCGCGCGCCTTCGAGCAGACATGTGAGGCTGCGAGCCCCGTGGTGACGCGGTCCACGTCGGTGACGCTGACGCCAGGAACCCCCGTCCCGGTGGCCCTGTCCCTCCAGGCCACGGATGGGGACGGCGACGGGTACGTCTCCGTGCTCACGGGCGGCACGGACTGCCAAGACAACAACCCGGACATCCACCCGGGCGCGACGGAGCTCTGCAACGACGTCGACGACAACTGCAACGGGCAGTCGGACACGGTGGAGCTGCGCCTGGGCCAGAGCTGCACGGAGGGCGAAGGCTGCGAGGGCGTCCGTGCGTGCGGTGGGAACGGCGAGGTCCTCTGCAACATGCCGCTGGCTGTGTATGCCTATCCTGACGTGGACCAGGACGGACACGGCGACCGGAACGCCGCTCCCGTCGCCTTCTGCGCCGGTATCCCGCAGGGCTATGTCACGGGTCCCGCGAGCGACTGCAACGACAACAACGCCAGCATCCGGCCAGGTGCGACGGAGCTCTGCAACGGCGTCGACGACAACTGCAACGACGAGATTGACGAGACGTTCACCGACCTCGGCACGGCGTGCACCGCGGAGGCCCAGTGTGCCGGCGTCTACGTCTGCGACGCCTCGGGCATCGCCACCACCTGCCAGGCCACGACGACGCCCAACGACTGGTTCTTGGACGGCGACGGAGACACCTTTGGTGATGGCACGGCCGTGACGTCCTGCGTCTCGCCCGGCGCGGGCTACGTCCAGGCTGGTGGTGACTGCAATGACGGAAACCCGTTCACCTACCCTGGCGCGACGGAGCTGTGCGACGGCCTGGACAACAACTGCGACGGGAATGTCGAAGGCCCCGAGGTCTGCCCGAGCGGCGGTGCCAACTGGGTAGCGCAGGACGTGGGCGCAATGGATCAGGAGTGGCGCTCCATCTTCACTGAGGTCCCCGGTGATGTGACTGTCGTGGGCAATCAGGGAGGCGTCGCGATACTCACCGTGGGCTCAACCACATTCCAGACCAACGCGACCAATTGCGGCGACCTCAGCAGAGGCTGGAACGCCGTCTGGGCGGACATGGCCAACCAGGGCCGCGGCTATCTCGGCTCCTCCGGAGGCCACCTCTCGTTCGTGGACAGATCTCAGGTTGCGTGCACCGAAACCCACGGCAACCTGGTCCGCTCTACACAAGGGCTCGTCGGTTTCCGACACGAAGGAACCCTGGAGCTTCATGGAGTCACCCAGAACTCCGGAACGGTAAATCAGGGACTGACGTTCAAGTGGACTGGAGGTATCGGCCCCAGCGCGTTGAGCTTCGGCCCCGCAGCAGTCGCGCCGCTATTCGACATCCACGGCCGTTCCCGTGCAGTGATGTTCGCGGTAGGCGGCACCGACAATGGAGGCAACAGGGGACGCATCCACCGGTTCAACCCCTCCTCCGGGCAGTGGCAATCAGAAAGCGTGGAAACCTCCATCCCAGGCATGGGCCGCCTCCGCGGCGTCTGGGTAGTGAACGACAAGGTCGCCTTCGCCGTGGGCGAAAGAATGGGCGGTGCGAACACCGTCCTCCAGTGGAACGGAAGCACCTGGAGCAGGATGCCCTTCCCCAACACAAACAGTGAGACGCTGACTTCTGTCGTCGCCTTTGGTGCCAGGTCCGTCTACGTCACCGCGAAGAGCGGTCGCATTTACCGGTACGACGGCACGGGGTGGCAGATCCTCTTCGACAACTCTGCCTTTGCCTTCAACGACATCGCCGGCACCAGTCCCGCGGACCTCTGGGTGGCGGGCGACAACGGCAAGATTCTCCACTGGCCCCAGTAA
- a CDS encoding ABC transporter ATP-binding protein yields MSAAVQETKAEAGAPLLQADGVSIQFGGLKALTDFNLSVRQGDLQGLIGPNGAGKSTAFNVLTGVYQPTQGEVRVGGQRVNGWLPHQINHLGLARTFQNIRLFRALTALDNVKVACRAQGALHPEGVGLGAKMKGAFINYRDWWRALLLTPRFQQEERELTQQAEHLLEVMGLSHRRDEEARNLPYGEQRRLEIARALGTQPKVLLLDEPAAGMNTREKADLMVLIRKLRDDFKLGVLVIEHDMKLVMGICECITVLDHGETIARGAPAQVRSDRKVIEAYLGDSYLESQGGAA; encoded by the coding sequence GTGAGCGCGGCCGTACAGGAGACGAAGGCGGAGGCCGGAGCGCCATTGCTCCAGGCGGACGGGGTGAGCATCCAGTTCGGCGGCCTCAAGGCGCTGACGGACTTCAACCTCTCCGTGCGGCAGGGCGACCTGCAGGGGCTCATCGGCCCCAACGGCGCCGGCAAGTCCACGGCGTTCAACGTGCTGACCGGCGTGTACCAGCCCACCCAGGGCGAGGTCCGCGTGGGCGGGCAGCGGGTGAACGGGTGGCTGCCGCATCAAATCAACCACCTGGGGCTGGCGCGCACCTTCCAGAACATCCGCCTGTTCCGCGCGCTCACCGCGTTGGACAACGTGAAGGTGGCGTGCCGGGCGCAAGGCGCGCTGCACCCTGAAGGCGTGGGGTTGGGCGCGAAGATGAAGGGCGCCTTCATCAACTACCGCGACTGGTGGCGCGCGCTGCTGCTGACGCCGCGCTTCCAGCAGGAGGAGCGGGAGTTGACGCAGCAGGCGGAGCACCTGCTGGAGGTCATGGGCCTGTCGCACCGCCGCGACGAGGAGGCTCGCAACCTGCCTTATGGTGAGCAGCGTCGGCTGGAAATCGCGCGCGCGCTGGGCACGCAGCCCAAGGTGCTGCTGCTGGACGAGCCCGCGGCGGGCATGAACACCCGTGAGAAGGCGGACCTGATGGTGCTCATCCGCAAGCTCCGGGACGACTTCAAGCTGGGGGTGCTCGTCATCGAGCACGACATGAAGCTGGTCATGGGCATCTGCGAATGCATCACCGTGCTGGACCACGGCGAGACGATTGCCCGGGGCGCGCCGGCGCAGGTGCGCAGCGACCGGAAGGTTATCGAGGCGTACCTGGGCGACAGCTATCTGGAGAGCCAGGGAGGGGCGGCGTGA
- a CDS encoding branched-chain amino acid ABC transporter permease → METPAIPAPEARSAVPASLRGLLPVLLALPVLVLFQWLMSDAPFASYLLSVVGVNIILAVSLNIVNGMTGQFSIGHAGFMAVGAYISGVLSLNLKDVALSFLPVAVSDQVFFVVSLLVGGLAAALCGFLVGLPSLRLRGDYLAIVTLGFGEIIRVVVQNTDAFGRALGLSGIPQTSSPAMVYFFVFLTVLVARRITGSSHGRSLWAIREDEVAAEAMGVDTTGYKVRAFVISSFFAGIAGALFAHFVPIINPGSFTFVKSMEIVVMVVLGGLGSTTGAIVAATFLTLLPEGMRSLFTLLGAEGSLAQKVDQIRMPVYGLLLVALMLARPQGLFGTKEIWDVLPRWIPRKRRGLA, encoded by the coding sequence ATGGAGACGCCGGCGATTCCCGCCCCCGAGGCCCGCTCCGCCGTCCCCGCGTCGCTGCGCGGCCTGCTGCCCGTGCTGCTGGCGCTGCCAGTGCTGGTGCTGTTCCAGTGGCTGATGAGCGACGCGCCCTTCGCCTCCTACCTGCTGTCGGTGGTGGGGGTGAACATCATCCTCGCGGTCAGCCTCAACATCGTGAACGGGATGACGGGGCAGTTCTCCATCGGCCATGCGGGCTTCATGGCGGTGGGGGCCTACATCTCCGGCGTCCTGTCGCTGAACCTCAAGGACGTGGCGCTCTCCTTCCTGCCGGTGGCGGTCAGCGACCAGGTGTTCTTCGTCGTGTCGCTGCTGGTGGGCGGCCTGGCGGCGGCGCTGTGCGGCTTCCTGGTGGGCCTGCCCTCGCTGCGGCTGCGCGGGGACTACCTGGCCATCGTCACGCTGGGCTTCGGCGAAATCATCCGCGTGGTGGTGCAGAACACGGACGCGTTCGGCCGGGCGCTGGGCCTGTCCGGCATCCCCCAGACGTCGTCGCCGGCCATGGTGTACTTCTTCGTGTTCCTCACGGTGCTGGTGGCCCGGCGCATCACCGGCTCCAGCCACGGCCGCAGCCTGTGGGCCATCCGCGAGGACGAGGTGGCCGCCGAGGCCATGGGCGTGGACACCACGGGCTACAAGGTCCGCGCCTTTGTCATCTCGTCGTTCTTCGCGGGCATCGCCGGCGCACTGTTTGCGCACTTCGTTCCCATCATCAACCCCGGCTCCTTCACCTTCGTGAAGTCGATGGAAATCGTCGTCATGGTGGTGCTGGGCGGCCTGGGCTCCACGACGGGCGCCATCGTCGCGGCCACGTTCCTCACGCTGCTGCCCGAAGGCATGCGCTCGCTGTTCACCCTGCTGGGGGCCGAAGGCAGCCTGGCGCAGAAGGTGGACCAGATTCGCATGCCCGTTTACGGCCTGCTGCTGGTGGCGCTGATGCTGGCGCGGCCCCAGGGCTTGTTCGGGACGAAGGAGATCTGGGACGTGCTGCCGCGGTGGATTCCGCGCAAGCGCAGGGGGCTGGCGTGA
- a CDS encoding ABC transporter ATP-binding protein, giving the protein MSDAQVKTLGERQAFPPLLSVDGIKVHYGAIQALKGVSLTVGKGEVVALIGANGAGKTSTLRAVSGMLKPSAGRIQFNGHDTTSMKAHQLVPRGMAHAPEGRGVFPNMSVQENLELGAYLRTDTSGIQQDLEKSFTLFPVLKERRKQMAGTLSGGEQQMLAIARALLSKPQLLLLDEPSLGLAPQVTEAIFRTLREVNATGVSVLLVEQNAHLALNAAHYGYVLETGEVVMAGPGKALLESAEVRRAYLGE; this is encoded by the coding sequence GTGAGCGACGCGCAGGTGAAGACGCTGGGGGAGCGCCAGGCCTTCCCGCCGCTGCTGTCGGTGGACGGCATCAAGGTGCACTACGGCGCCATCCAGGCGCTGAAGGGTGTGTCGCTGACGGTGGGCAAGGGCGAGGTGGTGGCCCTCATCGGCGCCAACGGTGCGGGCAAGACGAGCACCCTGCGCGCGGTGAGCGGCATGCTCAAGCCCAGCGCCGGACGCATCCAGTTCAACGGGCACGACACCACGAGCATGAAGGCGCACCAGTTGGTGCCGCGCGGCATGGCGCACGCGCCGGAAGGCCGGGGCGTGTTCCCCAACATGTCCGTCCAGGAGAACCTGGAGCTGGGCGCGTACCTGCGCACGGACACCTCCGGCATCCAGCAGGACCTGGAGAAGAGCTTCACGCTCTTCCCGGTGCTCAAGGAGCGTCGCAAGCAGATGGCCGGGACGCTGTCGGGCGGCGAGCAGCAGATGCTGGCCATTGCTCGCGCGCTGCTGAGCAAGCCGCAGTTGCTGCTGTTGGATGAGCCTTCGCTGGGGCTGGCTCCGCAGGTGACGGAGGCCATCTTCCGCACCCTGCGCGAGGTGAATGCCACGGGCGTGAGCGTGCTGTTGGTGGAGCAGAACGCCCATCTGGCGCTCAACGCCGCGCACTACGGCTATGTGTTGGAGACGGGCGAGGTCGTGATGGCGGGGCCGGGCAAGGCGCTCCTGGAGAGCGCGGAGGTCCGGCGTGCGTATCTCGGCGAGTAG